The Phaseolus vulgaris cultivar G19833 chromosome 10, P. vulgaris v2.0, whole genome shotgun sequence DNA window GGTGGTGTTGCATCAGGTACTGCCATTCCCCTGCAGGGATGGATCACGCAATGAGACTcatttataaaaacatataaaaggAATAAAAGCAAATTTTAGTGCAAATTTAAATGTTAAAACTTACAGCAATGCATCGCCTGCCAAGACTGCCTAGGAAATGTTAAGTAAAAGTGTAATATGAAGGCCATTGGACCACAAAGTATAAGTGATTAGGAAGAGCTTTACAGCAGCAAGCTGCACTTCATAACAATTTCACATTTCAGAGAAAagtcaggaaagaaaatatgaaCAATAATGTGACACATTTCATGAAGTGTTCCAAGTTCAAGTTCAAGTTCTATGTCATAAGTGTTCATGGAGACAACAATAAAGCTTGAGAATAATCAAGGAAACCTCCAGAATTTCAAATAGgaaaagttaatatttttaaagacaaCTAGTTACAGTGACAGCATTCTGAAATGATATTTTGCACACCACTTCAAATATGTAGTTTTGAACGTTAATATTATAATGTATGAAAATATCctaatattatcttttaatcaTATCTTAGCATATTTCAATTATTCTTTAGGATTGGTTTCCATATCTCACAATTTGTTTCCTTTTAGTTAGGATTATGGTTTGTAAAAACAAGGATTATTCTACATTTGTAGGCATATAATCACATTAACACGTCATaattcttaaaataataatatgagaAGTCTCTATTCTCAATTTCCTCCCTAATTGCAAAAATGTCTTAATTTCAACAATAGGAAAGAAGCATGCTTTGTATTTTAGAATAGCAAAAAAATTGTTATCCGTTTGTGTGCATTGCGGTAGGAGGAGATTTCTACTTAATTAGAAGTACCTAAGCTTTGTGACAAGTCTTGAAATGAAAAAGCAAGAGAAATAAAATGAACATTATAGCTGTAAGAAACAACTTCTTTCTTACtgttaatataaatatcaaGTATAATGATTGTTATCATTGTCATATAACAGACATTGCTTTCTACATAATTTTTATCTCACGTTCTATTTTGAgacaaattaatttgtttggCTAATTGTCATCTGCTTGTTCTTTTTAATGTAGTTGGGAATCAAATTCTCTTACTCTTCCCCTTTTTATGGTTTTGTATACATGCTAAATTTGCAGTTTTTTATAATGAGCTGCATGGGGTGGGCTACTTTCTAGATAGACCCTAAATCTGCACGTTCTTTTTTATGAGAATACtttcaaatataaatttctAGGACAATTTTGctatatttttttcaagatGTTTATCTTTTTAATCAAACACCGTTAATCAAACACCGTTGCTTTCGATCAGTCCATGCATCTGACATGATAGAACAACCATGCCTGCTCCATTGCAATTTATGATCTTTCAACAACTTTTCGGTGTACTCAACTTCCTTGTTGAGGAGTGGAACTCTAATGTCATGATAGCTAGGAGCTGGCAAATTAGGTCCATAAGCACCTATAGCATCAATCATATCTTGAAAGCTCTTCAATCTTACAAGATTGAATGACAAGCCTGCTTGATACCAAAATCGAGCAATATATTGATGAACGGATGCCTTTAAGTTCTTGTCACATGCTTCTTTAATATTAGTCTGTCTGAGCtgttctctctttctcttctctatTGCAGCATTTAATACTTGTAAactttttacttattttatataaatgattACTTGCTCCACTGTATTCTAAATTATAACCCGAGACTTTTCAAGGCTTGGGCTTTTTGCTAAATGATATTGCTAAGCTATCACGACATTAGGAAATCCTGAAAACCCAGACAATAACGAAAGTTGATTCTTTTATATTGAAGTTATTCGCTTTTCCCAATTGCGTCTTTTTTCTAAGGTTTATACGAATTTCTCAGCATTCCGAAGAACCCCTTTTCAAATTGGAGTGTCAATTTCCGTTATCGTTATGGAATTCCGAAATTTTGACCCAAGACACACCGGGGAGTTAGTGAAGTACATTTTCTTCAACCAACACTTGTTTTGTTCACTATTTTGATTGACTTGAATTGCTCTTAATTTCATGATTCTGCGTTAACAGGCACATGGATAGGAGGAATGAGGTTCTTATGGAAGCATATAGATCGATGTTCCATGAATTAAGAAAACTTCAGGTTTTTATGTTTCCACTGTTTTGATTTTCCCAGTTTTCAATTTGGTTTTTAGGGTTTGCAGTTTTGCATCACTTGActtgtatttttgtttctccactTTTTTTCTTCTGCTATGCTACCGGTTTAgcaaaaaataagtaaaaattactttttgatgtttatttttcttttgagaCTTGATCCCAATTTGTTTGGAATTGATAGTGGAAGGATGTTGTTTGTTTGTCTGATTAAAAGAATAGAGGGTTTTTGGTAGTAGCAAAGCAATTCCATGTGTGATGTAAAGTGCTTTCAATTGGGAATCTGGTACTAGTTTCTGGTTGTAGTTGTGTATTAATTAACGCGTGATTCTAGCTCATTTGATATCAGTCTTTTGCTCCAAATAAAGAACAATTTAACTTACAGATCCAGTTCACTTGATATCTTGTTTTAATCTCATGTCATTTTCCCCCTAATCCCTTTGTTCGTCGATGTTATCAGCTCTTTATCTGATTTATCTTCTAAATTGTATGTTTATGATACACTTTTTTTATGGTTTTTGCCTACTTTCAAGTTGAATCCCCCACCCCTTATTAGATAGCATGGTGGCTGTCATGTTCACCATCTTTTTCAGCCTGGGGAGAAGGGTGTTAATATTTCAGGACATAATTAACTTCATttgatctttcattgaaaccaTGTTCTTGTGGTCATCTACATCGACATGAATTATGGAATTTTTGGAGTTTGATTTTCAGGTTGAAGAAGAAATGCTTATGCGCAAGATGCATGAAGTTATGTCAAATCATGGTCTCACCACAAGGGTATGTTCATCTGCACATTATTACTCCATTAAAAGTAATATTCCTTAAGTCTGTCCAAAATATTTAGTTGATAATTTGTATTTCCTTTTTGATGTTTAATAATGATCTTATTGTTGATGGTTTAATAATTTTAGTTCAAAAGGGTGTTAGTTATGGGAACCCATTTCCTATGGTTCTTGAACAGCTTAAAAACATTTGAAGGCTTACACTAGGAGGCCCAAGTTCCTAAACACCAGCACAAACTTACAGGAATCACTATTAGGGAGAAGTGAGGAGTTAGTTATAGGAGAATGAAAGGAGATGCAATCTGATATATAGGGTAAGAGGGAATAAATGGGGGGTGGATATGATTTGAGATTATTGTGATTGGATTGGATTGGATCCAAGAGGCGAGTGTGGCTTGGGGTCTTGGCTCTTATTTTCTTGTAATCCCTTCCTTGTTAATAAACAATAATACAATTCAATTTCAGATAGgaatagtttattttatttgttgcttTCTTTGAGAGTCGAATTCAAGTGCTTCTGACATGCAGGTAGATGAAAAAGAACCAGTTGCTCCTGAAGCAATACTGGCAACTAGAGAAGAGCAGCGAAATGGAAAGACAATTTCTGAGTGGCTCATCCATTGGAAAGCTCAACCAGTGGAGAAGGCAACTTGGGAGGCAGCAGAGACTATCAAAGAGAAGTTCCCTTCCTTCTGCCTCGAGGACAAGGCCGAAACTAGCGAGGGCGGTCTTGATGGTAACTCATTACCTATAGTTCTTGCACAACCTACAAGTGAGAAACCTCTTTTGGTCTACTCTAGGAGGTCCAAGGCCCATGTGCCTGAGACTAGCACAACCTTCCAGGAATCACTATTGGGGAAAGGGGGGAGTTACTTATAGAAAGgggaaataaaagataattttgtaTACAGGGAGGGAGAAAAAGAGGAGCTTGGCccttatttttttgtaatttcttcgaATTTTATTTACAGTAATACAATTCCATTTCAGATAGGAATAGTTCCTTTCATTGGCCATAGATGGAAGGAAATAGAGGTACTGTTATGAGTTATATACAAAGGAAGTTGGGAAAAAGGCATACAGCTTTGTTTTGAATTCTAAGATGTGACTGAGGAGTTCTCTAAATGTTAGTTTCCTTTCGTGTTGTTTCTGAATTCCCAAGGGAAGACTTGTATCTGTTGTTGCCTTGTAGTTTGGgatttcaattaattaaaccaTTAGCAATTTCTATTTAATTCTTGGTGTTTATAATTGAGTCTcatcaaattttttattgtagGTGGACGAGGAATTACTGTTAAGTAAGCAGTTAAGAACAAATGGCCTCTGTCTTTTTGTGTAAGCTATTTTTCACCAAATTCTAGCAATATTTCAATCAACAGCTTTTGATGCATAAAATTCCCATTAAATCTTTTCAACAAGTTTTATAACCAGACTCCAAGGATAATAAATTGAAATACTACCAAAAAGGTGAATGCAATTTTTAAgtatttgcatttcatttttttgttaGTGCTGAATACAATTAGTTGATCCATGTCATAGCCAACCCCACCTAAAAGGAAAAGCtggttatttttttgttttctgatCACTCAATAATTCCCCTTAGTAAGTGCAAAGTATTTTATTGGTCTAGGAATAAATGAAACATGATTTGAACATGGATAATGTCACTACTATCAAGCAGATTTACAATGCTCGACATGCTTATCGATCCTCTCAAAAAGGTTTAGAAATGCAATACCTACTGAAATTATTGGAACGTAAGCGGTATGTGTATTGGCATAGAAAGGTGGATGATTCCAATGTTATCAGAGATATATTCTGGACACATCCAGATGCCATTAAACTTCTGGGTGCTTTCAATACTGTCTTGATAATTGATAGTATTTATACAACCACTAGGTATCCATTGCCATTGCTTGAGATTGTTGGAGTTACTTCAACAGACTTAACATTCTCTGTGGCATTTGCTTTTGTGGAGTCTGAGCGAGCTGACAACTTCACTTGGGTACTACAGAAGTTAAGAGGATTGATTGTTAAAGATGAAGACACACCTCAGGTGATTGTGACTGACAGAGACATTTCTTTGATGAATGCAGTGCAAGTTGTCTTTCCGAGCTCTTCTAATTTGTTATGTCGGTTTCATATCAACAAGAACGTGAAGGCCAAATGCATGTCGATAGTCCGTCCAAAGGAGAAACAAGACTTGGTGATGGATGCATGGGATGTTGTTGTGAATTCTTCTAATGAGAGTGAATATATGCAGCGTTTGGCattatttgaaaaagtttgCTCAGGTTTTCCTAGTTTTGGTGAATATGTGAAAAATATGTGGCTGATCCCACACAAGGAAAAGTTTGTCACTTCATGGACAAATCAGGTGATGCATTTGGGTTACACAACAACCAATAGGTATGtctaaacttatattttaataattcatcttgaaaaatatattaaaagtatactaattattaatttaattattagtaCAGTTGTTTTGTCAAgactattataataattattaatatacttattattttaaatattattataatgttttaCTTGACAGGGTTGAGGCAACAAATTGTAAGTTAAAGAATTTGCTTCAAGATAGCAAGAATGATATGTGTAGTTATTGGGATGCTATGAATGACATGATTACTTTGCAACATACAGAGATTAAGTCTTCATTTGAGAAAAGCATAAATGTAGTGGATCATATGCATAATACTCCAGTATACATCAAACTGCAAGGATTTGTATCGAGGAGTGCATTGAGTCATATAACTGACGAGTATGATCGAGTTAAGACTGTTGGTACTGATAGTTCTAAATGTTGTTGCATAGTTAGAACTACACATGGTCTTCCTTGTGCATGTGAACTTTCTAGGTACAGTACTATGCGCCATCCTATTCCCTTGGAGGCAATTCATGTTCATTGGAAGAAGTTAAACTTTGATCGAGGAATGGATGACAAGGAGTTTGAGTTATCACTGCAACCTGAGTTGGATGCTTTGCTCCAGAGATTTCAGGAACTTGATTGTGCTGGGAAAATTATTCTAAAGGCTAAATTGCATGAACTAGCATTTCCTGATACAACTTCAAAGTGTCCAACTCCTAAAGTGGTAAGAATAAAGGGTGCTCCAGGGTCAAAAAGAGATAGATCAATTCTTTGTGATCTTTCACATCGGGAGCATGTTGATGCAATGCATCCTACCCATAGTGGCACTTCATCTTGCCCTTCATCATGCCCTTCATCTTGCCCTTCATCTCAACAA harbors:
- the LOC137818142 gene encoding uncharacterized protein isoform X4, translating into MEFRNFDPRHTGELVKHMDRRNEVLMEAYRSMFHELRKLQVEEEMLMRKMHEVMSNHGLTTRVDEKEPVAPEAILATREEQRNGKTISEWLIHWKAQPVEKATWEAAETIKEKFPSFCLEDKAETSEGGLDGGRGITVK
- the LOC137818142 gene encoding uncharacterized protein isoform X1, with the translated sequence MKKNQLLLKQYWQLEKSSEMERQFLSGSSIGKLNQWRRQLGRQQRLSKRSSLPSASRTRPKLARAVLMVDEELLLSKQLRTNGLCLFVYPLPLLEIVGVTSTDLTFSVAFAFVESERADNFTWVLQKLRGLIVKDEDTPQVIVTDRDISLMNAVQVVFPSSSNLLCRFHINKNVKAKCMSIVRPKEKQDLVMDAWDVVVNSSNESEYMQRLALFEKVCSGFPSFGEYVKNMWLIPHKEKFVTSWTNQVMHLGYTTTNRVEATNCKLKNLLQDSKNDMCSYWDAMNDMITLQHTEIKSSFEKSINVVDHMHNTPVYIKLQGFVSRSALSHITDEYDRVKTVGTDSSKCCCIVRTTHGLPCACELSRYSTMRHPIPLEAIHVHWKKLNFDRGMDDKEFELSLQPELDALLQRFQELDCAGKIILKAKLHELAFPDTTSKCPTPKVVRIKGAPGSKRDRSILCDLSHREHVDAMHPTHSGTSSCPSSCPSSCPSSQQLVHESKRRRVLPMMDQFPIQIHPFIEEIIDVKADSNCGYRAVAAQLGMGEESWALVRQDLIRELQQWQDIYAKLFGSNDRVAELRQSLYVDKETSIKKWMTIPDMGYVIASRYNVVLVSLSLKESMTFFPLRGRPPLSQSRHRLIAIGLVHDCHFVQVALKAESALPPTALQWSRYCSAESRSWETSYVNRMEHFRSLFPQKKMIM
- the LOC137818142 gene encoding uncharacterized protein isoform X3, which codes for MASVFLLQVVFPSSSNLLCRFHINKNVKAKCMSIVRPKEKQDLVMDAWDVVVNSSNESEYMQRLALFEKVCSGFPSFGEYVKNMWLIPHKEKFVTSWTNQVMHLGYTTTNRVEATNCKLKNLLQDSKNDMCSYWDAMNDMITLQHTEIKSSFEKSINVVDHMHNTPVYIKLQGFVSRSALSHITDEYDRVKTVGTDSSKCCCIVRTTHGLPCACELSRYSTMRHPIPLEAIHVHWKKLNFDRGMDDKEFELSLQPELDALLQRFQELDCAGKIILKAKLHELAFPDTTSKCPTPKVVRIKGAPGSKRDRSILCDLSHREHVDAMHPTHSGTSSCPSSCPSSCPSSQQLVHESKRRRVLPMMDQFPIQIHPFIEEIIDVKADSNCGYRAVAAQLGMGEESWALVRQDLIRELQQWQDIYAKLFGSNDRVAELRQSLYVDKETSIKKWMTIPDMGYVIASRYNVVLVSLSLKESMTFFPLRGRPPLSQSRHRLIAIGLVHDCHFVQVALKAESALPPTALQWSRYCSAESRSWETSYVNRMEHFRSLFPQKKMIM
- the LOC137818142 gene encoding PKS-NRPS hybrid synthetase cheA-like isoform X2, encoding MKHDLNMDNVTTIKQIYNARHAYRSSQKGLEMQYLLKLLERKRYVYWHRKVDDSNVIRDIFWTHPDAIKLLGAFNTVLIIDSIYTTTRYPLPLLEIVGVTSTDLTFSVAFAFVESERADNFTWVLQKLRGLIVKDEDTPQVIVTDRDISLMNAVQVVFPSSSNLLCRFHINKNVKAKCMSIVRPKEKQDLVMDAWDVVVNSSNESEYMQRLALFEKVCSGFPSFGEYVKNMWLIPHKEKFVTSWTNQVMHLGYTTTNRVEATNCKLKNLLQDSKNDMCSYWDAMNDMITLQHTEIKSSFEKSINVVDHMHNTPVYIKLQGFVSRSALSHITDEYDRVKTVGTDSSKCCCIVRTTHGLPCACELSRYSTMRHPIPLEAIHVHWKKLNFDRGMDDKEFELSLQPELDALLQRFQELDCAGKIILKAKLHELAFPDTTSKCPTPKVVRIKGAPGSKRDRSILCDLSHREHVDAMHPTHSGTSSCPSSCPSSCPSSQQLVHESKRRRVLPMMDQFPIQIHPFIEEIIDVKADSNCGYRAVAAQLGMGEESWALVRQDLIRELQQWQDIYAKLFGSNDRVAELRQSLYVDKETSIKKWMTIPDMGYVIASRYNVVLVSLSLKESMTFFPLRGRPPLSQSRHRLIAIGLVHDCHFVQVALKAESALPPTALQWSRYCSAESRSWETSYVNRMEHFRSLFPQKKMIM